One Nonomuraea angiospora DNA segment encodes these proteins:
- a CDS encoding YbaB/EbfC family nucleoid-associated protein: MAWRVMDYTDDDVDKLLRDNERELTRLAAAAAELQLITGKGESRSGLTTAVVDADGRLQSVVFSPRVLRLDVRTLAEEVVQAVRQAQEDQGRQAQELLAVPQSQIIGLEEIQRQFAEFQDMFGAETAERNDRLRRLGEQDPRDV, from the coding sequence ATGGCGTGGCGTGTCATGGACTACACCGACGACGACGTGGACAAACTCCTGCGGGACAACGAGCGCGAGCTCACGCGCCTGGCCGCGGCCGCCGCCGAGCTGCAGCTGATCACCGGCAAGGGAGAGAGCCGCAGCGGCCTGACCACCGCGGTCGTGGACGCCGACGGCCGGCTCCAGAGCGTGGTCTTCTCGCCGCGCGTGCTGCGCCTGGACGTCAGGACCCTGGCGGAAGAGGTCGTCCAGGCGGTGCGCCAGGCCCAGGAGGACCAGGGGCGCCAGGCCCAGGAGCTGCTGGCCGTGCCGCAGTCGCAGATCATCGGGCTGGAGGAGATCCAGCGGCAGTTCGCCGAGTTCCAGGACATGTTCGGCGCGGAGACGGCCGAACGGAACGACCGGCTCCGGCGGCTCGGCGAGCAGGACCCCCGCGACGTCTGA
- a CDS encoding YbaB/EbfC family nucleoid-associated protein, protein MIEREFGALDIDRILRNADQQMARAGEFQQVLQDLTGHAQDEDGFVTAECGSTGLKELVLHPKAMRLNSADLAERIKAVIAEANADLQRRISEEMGNVFGEENNPMRFAQNPEGGLELVRQAEAAYNRTYEDLMGELDRIRQRMEG, encoded by the coding sequence ATGATCGAGCGGGAGTTCGGGGCGCTGGACATCGACCGGATCCTCCGGAACGCCGACCAGCAGATGGCGCGGGCCGGCGAGTTCCAGCAGGTCCTGCAGGACCTGACGGGCCACGCCCAGGACGAGGACGGCTTCGTCACGGCCGAGTGCGGCAGCACGGGGCTCAAGGAGCTCGTCCTGCACCCCAAGGCCATGCGCCTCAACTCGGCCGACCTGGCCGAGCGCATCAAGGCCGTCATCGCCGAGGCCAACGCCGACCTGCAGCGGCGGATCTCGGAGGAGATGGGCAACGTCTTCGGCGAGGAGAACAACCCCATGCGCTTCGCCCAGAACCCCGAGGGCGGCCTGGAGCTGGTACGGCAGGCCGAGGCGGCCTACAACCGCACGTACGAGGACCTCATGGGAGAGCTGGACAGGATCCGGCAGCGCATGGAGGGCTGA
- a CDS encoding WXG100 family type VII secretion target: MGDEWKPIRLYTYLGESKPGPLTTRAQIVSYLKDTDPGRIENAGNSYVKAAAVLHGKNGLEGALWKAAEELSAVWRGDGATAALEALRLLHASAAALGDAMEKTGKPMVEYAQQLRTSKTSMPGPTTLSTTTDVDNEPSTNVNLQWGTSAGYLVDQAARAHLEKLNNKINELNAQIADGLAFKLPEIQPMVVETQKQQPLDPGSGTKTPSGETRYWTGDGSKGSTGSDGTSSGGGRDGSDGSNGSDGKGDQNPGKDQDPGRDDPGQDPGKGQDDPSTGTQDPGNPQQPGTGPGTGDSPQKPGDQDQSVPPVIGADPPKTQLADAGNPNFPTTTTTTTPTTGYPHQSTPTVLTNPTTTQVPTSTPFSPVPGQSPGGANTWYGTGGSAAGAAPSVLRGGSAASGTGLMAYPPGGMGAGGDQSSERNREIYDPEGDIWSPPHQIGPDRIG, translated from the coding sequence ATGGGTGACGAGTGGAAGCCGATCAGGCTCTATACCTACCTCGGCGAATCCAAGCCCGGCCCCCTCACCACCAGGGCCCAGATCGTCTCCTATTTGAAGGACACCGACCCGGGCCGCATCGAGAACGCCGGAAACAGCTACGTCAAGGCCGCCGCGGTACTCCACGGCAAGAACGGGCTCGAGGGCGCGCTCTGGAAGGCCGCTGAGGAGCTCTCCGCAGTCTGGCGCGGCGATGGGGCCACCGCGGCGCTGGAGGCGCTGCGGCTGCTGCACGCGAGCGCCGCCGCGCTCGGCGACGCCATGGAGAAGACCGGCAAGCCGATGGTCGAGTACGCCCAGCAGCTCAGGACGTCCAAGACGAGCATGCCTGGGCCCACCACCCTCAGCACCACGACCGATGTCGACAACGAGCCCTCGACGAACGTCAACCTGCAGTGGGGCACCAGCGCCGGATATCTCGTGGACCAGGCGGCCCGGGCGCATCTGGAGAAGCTCAACAACAAGATCAACGAGCTGAACGCGCAGATCGCCGACGGCCTGGCGTTCAAGCTGCCCGAGATCCAGCCCATGGTGGTGGAGACCCAGAAGCAGCAGCCCCTCGACCCCGGCAGCGGCACCAAGACGCCGTCGGGCGAGACGAGGTACTGGACCGGCGACGGCTCGAAGGGCTCGACCGGCTCCGACGGCACCAGCAGCGGCGGCGGTCGTGACGGCTCCGACGGCTCCAACGGCTCCGACGGCAAGGGCGACCAGAACCCCGGCAAGGACCAGGACCCGGGCCGCGACGATCCGGGCCAGGACCCGGGCAAGGGTCAGGACGATCCGTCCACGGGAACCCAGGACCCCGGCAACCCCCAGCAGCCGGGCACCGGCCCCGGCACCGGCGACTCGCCGCAGAAGCCCGGGGACCAGGACCAGAGCGTGCCTCCGGTGATCGGCGCCGACCCGCCGAAGACCCAGCTCGCCGACGCCGGAAACCCGAATTTCCCGACCACCACCACGACCACGACGCCGACCACGGGTTACCCGCACCAGTCCACGCCCACCGTGCTCACCAACCCGACCACCACCCAGGTGCCGACGAGCACCCCGTTCTCCCCGGTTCCGGGGCAGAGCCCCGGCGGCGCGAACACCTGGTACGGCACGGGCGGCTCGGCGGCGGGGGCGGCCCCGTCGGTGCTCCGCGGCGGATCGGCGGCCTCGGGGACGGGGCTCATGGCGTACCCGCCGGGTGGCATGGGCGCGGGCGGCGACCAGAGCAGCGAGCGCAACCGCGAGATCTACGACCCCGAAGGGGACATCTGGTCGCCCCCGCACCAGATCGGCCCCGACCGCATCGGCTGA